The DNA segment TAGTACTAGCAAATGTATGTTGTGCATTGTACTACCAAGAGTACCACCAAGTACATGCATACTACCAAGTCTGCAAGTGTATACTCCTTATTGCGCTAGGTAGTACACTATGCAGTGTGTAGTACTACAAAGTGCAGTGCTTTGTTGACTGCGTACTAGCTAGTACTACCAAGAGTACACTACCAGTGCATTGTATTGCCAAGTGTACACAGCATAGTATGTAGTACTAGCAAACGTATGCACCATGTTGTGCATTGTACTACCAAGAGTACCACCAAGTACATGCATACTACCAAGTCTGCAAGTATATACTCCTTAGTGCGCTAGGTAGTACACTATGCAGTGCGTAGTACCACAAAGTGCAGTGCAGTACTACCAAGTTTACAGTACATTAGGCACTGTATAGTTCTATGCGTTGTGTACTACCAAGGGTACCACATGTCTACGTACTATGTTGACTGCGTACTAGCTAGTACTACCAAGAGTACACTACCAGTGCATTGTATTGCCAAGTGTACACAACATAGTATGTAGTACTAGCAAACGTATGTTGTGCATTGTACTACCAAGAGTACCACCAAGTACATGCATACTACCAAGTCTGCAAGTGTATACTCCTTAGTGCGCTAGGTAGTACACTATGCAGTGCGTAGTACTACCAAGTTTACAGTACTTTAGGCACTGTATAGTTCTATGCGTTGTGTACTACCAAGGGTACcacatgtctactatgttgactGCGTACTAGCTAGTACTACCAAGAGTACACTACCAGTGCATTGTATTGACAAGTGTACACAACATAGTATGTAGTACTAGCAAACGTATGCACCATGTTGTGCATTGTACTACCAAGAGTACCACCAAGTACATGCATACTACTAAGTGTACACTATGTAGTGTGTAGTAGTGTCGTAGTACAATGTATTCCCAGAATGCTGTAGTAAACTGCTACACAGTTGAAGTTACTAAATAGTACGTAGACTTCAAAATGAGCAGTAGtactatagtagtagtagtagtgtgatATCAGTACGTAGTACGTATGTACTAGAGGAAGTCTTGGACGTGCGGCCGTCCAGGCTGCTCAGCAGACGGTGCCTCGTGCTGCCACAATATTTGTAGGGCGGGGGTCCAATTTCTCCTACGGTGGCCAAGCGTGGATGGTTGCTATGTTGACGTTTTAGCCGCTTCTTTTTTTCTAGCTGCTCAAGTAGAGAAGGAACGTGTGCAGGAACCCAGTAGGATCCTGACAGCCCGGCCAAGAACATCTCGTGGCTTGTGGTCTGGACTTGTTGAACGTGGCAGTAAActttggaggtggggggggggaagggggcaggggggacgggggggttcTCCTCTGCCCCCACCAGACTTTATTCTCTCTGGTCTTCACAGCGGTCATCTTTGGAACTTCTTGCttttccctccctttttttttctgcgaGGCCCACTAATTGTTTGGGAGTTCCTCGTCCGTCTGGGGCTTCCTGGCTGCCCCGCCCGCCCCCGTATCAGGCGCCGCCAGCTGTGGTGGACCTCCACGGGACAGGAAGCCGGTTCCTGGATGACTTCATGTCAGAGTCCGCAGGCACCGTGAAGGCATCACAGTGGACCTTTTATCCGTGTTTGGGAGCCTGATATCCAAGACCAGCAGGTCCTCATCCTAAACCATGGAGGACTTTCCCTTCCGGACACTTTACAGTCAGGATTAGGATCAGGATTAGGATCAGGATTAGGATCAGGATTAGAATTACATTAGTTGTCTACACTTAGTTTAAACCTAGTTTATTAGCATGCATACTACCAAGTGTACACTACCTAGTGCGTAGTACTACCAAGTGTACATGACCTATGTGTAGTAATGCCAAGTGTTCACTACGTAGTGTATAGTACTACCAAGTATACAGTACGTTACATATAACTCATACTATTATGTAGTGTACTATGTAGTGCATACTACCAAGTATACAGTACGTTACATATAACTCATACTATTATGTAGTGTACTATGTAGTGCATACTACCAAGTATACAGTACGTTACATATAACTCATACTATTATGTAGTGTACTATGTAGTGCATACTACCAAGTATACAGTACGTTACATATAACTCATACTATTATGTAGTGTACTATGTAGTGCATACTACCAAGTATACAGTACGTTACAAAGAACTCATACTATTATGTAGTGTACTATGTAGTGCATACTACCAAGTATACAGTACGTTACATATAACTCATACTATTATGTAGTGTACTATGTAGTGCATACTACCAAGTATACAGTACTTTACAAAGAACTCATACTATTATGTAGTGTACTATGTAGTGCATACTACCAAGTATACAGTACGTTACATATAACTCATACTATTATGTAGTGTACTATGTAGTGCATACTACCAAGTATACAGTACGTTACATATAACTAATACTATTATGTAGAATACTATATAGTGCATACTACCAAGTATACAAGTCTGTAGGATGCCCAAGCATGTACTACCTTGTGCATAATACCATCAAGTGTACACCATGTAGTACTACCAAGTGTACATGACCTATGTGTAGTAATGCCAAGTGTTCACTACATAGTGTATAGTACTACCAAGTATACAGTACGTTACAAAGAACTCATACTATTATGTAGTGTACTATGTAGTGCATACTACCAAGTATACAGTACGTTACATATAACTCATACTATTATGTAGTGTACTATGTAGTGCATACTACCAAGTATACAGTACGTTACAAAGAACTCATACTATTATGTAGTGTACTATGTAGTGCATACTACCAAGTATACAGTACGTTACAAAGAACTCATACTATTATGTAGTGTACTATGTAGTGCATACTACCAAGTATACAGTACGTTACAAAGAACTCATACTATTATGTAGTGTACTATATAGTGCATACTACCAAGTATACAGTACGTTACAAAGAACTCATACTATTATGTAGTGTACTATGTAGTGCATACTACCAAGTATACAGTACGTTACAAAGAACTCATACTATTATGTAGTGTACTATGTAGTGCATACTACCAAGTATACAGTACGTTACATATAACTCATACTATTATGTAGTGTACTATGTAGTGCATACTACCAAGTATACAGTACGTTACATATAACTCATACTATTATGTAGTGTACTATGTAGTGCATACTACCAAGTATACAGTACGTTACATATAACTCATACTATTATGTAGTGTACTATATAGTGCATACTACCAAGTATACAAGTCTGTAGGATGCCCAAGCATGTACTACCTTGTGCATAATACCATCAAGTGTACACCATGTAGTACTACCAAGTGTACATGACCTATGTGTAGTAACGCCAAGTGTTCACTACGTAGTGTATAGTACTACCAAGTATACAGTACGTTACAAAGAACTCATACTATTATGTAGTGTACTATGTAGTGCATACTACCAAGTATACAGTACGTTACAAAGAACTCATACTATTATGTAGTGTACTATATAGTGCATACTACCAAGTATACAGTACGTTACATATAACTCATACTATTATGTAGTGTACTATGTAGTGCATACTACCAAGTATACAGTACGTTACATATAACTCATACTATTATGTAGTGTACTATGTAGTGCATACTACCAAGTATACGGTACGTTACAAAGAACTCATACTATTATGTAGTGTACTATATAGTGCATACTACCAAGTATACAGTACGTTACATATAACTCATACTATTATGTAGTGTACTATGTAGTGCATACTACCAAGTATACAGTACGTTACATATAACTCATACTATTATGTAGTGTACTATGTAGTGCATACTACCAAGTATACAGTACGTTACATATAACTCATACTATTATGTAGTGTACTATGTAGTGCATACTACcaagtatacagtacattacatATAACTAATACTATTATGTAGAATACTATATAGTGCATACTACCAAGTATACAAGTCTGTAGGATGCCCAAGCATGTACTACCTTGTGCATCGTACCATCAAGTGTACACCATGTAGTACTACCAAGTGTACATGACCTATGTGTAGTAACGCCAAGTGTTCACTACGTAGTGTATAGTACTACCAAGTATACAGTACGTTACAAAGAACTCATACTATTATGTAGTGTACTATATAGTGCATACTACCAAGTATACAAGTCTGTAGGATGCCCAAGCATGTACTACCTTGTGCATCGTACCATCAAGTGTACACCATGTAGTACTACCAAGTGTACAGTACACTAGATACGGCGTAGTACTATATATTGTGTGTACACGTGTAGGGGTTGGACTTGGACCAATCAAGCCACTTTGTGTGTCTAGCCCCGCCCCTTTCGGTACCCCGCCACTGAGATTGTAACCCCAAACAGGAAGCCAGAGCGTTCGATACCCTCCACAACTCGGCCGTCATCACAACCCAACCAAAAGCAACCGTCGACCCCGTTTGGAGTATTCCATCAACACCCTCCTCCTGCCTGGGGTGTCATGGAGGGACTATTTTTAGCGCCCCGTTGTAAAACACGCCCGCCAATCAAtacattggctttttttttcaattagatCCTCGGCATCGAATGTGGCGGCACGGTGAAAAGTAGGCCATGGCGAccgacaacacaaacacaaaacggGCCAAAGAGTTCCCTTTGTGACCTCCAGGGTCGTACTGGCTGATGACGTCATTGGCGACAGCGTCAGATGGTACAGCGGCGCCCTCCGGTGGCCGGAAATGGGATTAGTCGTGACATCATCTCTCAGCACTTCCATTCCACACGCTTTTTCAAGGCATTGTTATTCCGACAAGGTTTAGTCTTTGCTGCTGGAATTCCGACTGCGAGACGCAttcgcagacaggaagtgagcgcTCCTTTGCGGAAGGAAGTGGCTGTGGTGTGTTTCTGTGATGTGTTCCAAATATGAAAACACTTCTTTCTAACACtcctttctttgtttgtttcccTTCCCAGTCAACGAGATCATCAGGAACGACCTGTCCAGCATCTCCGTCCACAGCCACGCGTAGCTCCACCCCCCACGCCGGGACACAGGAAGCAAAAAGTAACACTTTAATGACACAAAGGTGGTCACCGGGGACCAACAGGGGCCTCTGTTGTTTTTCAGtcttatttgacatttttatctgAACGGCAAACGAGGCCACCGCCCAAAAAGCAGAGGACCCAGCATGCATTGCTTCTCCTGACGCTGCACTTTAGAAACCAACCAGTCTGCCAAAAGTGCCTTTTGGACCACAAGCCGATAGGAGAGTTTAGGTAGCTTTTGCTAAACTTTACAAGCAAAACATGGCTTTAAAATAGCTTTTGTTAGGAAAAAGTACCatatgtgtgtacgtatgtgtatgtataccAACACACATAGGAAAAATACCatatgtgtgtacgtatgtgtacaTATACCAACACACATAGGAAAAGTACCatatgtgtgtacgtatgtgtagTATACCAACACACATATGTTGATGTTCAAAGTCAAGCTAACCATTCCTCTTATGCTTCCATGCACTTAATGTACagtttgttttatgtttgtgtgtttgtatgcgtctaaaccaggggtgggcaaactacggcccgggggccacatctggcccgccaagtgtttgaatacggcccgtccgttctttccaaagtatttcatttaaactcaacatacaagctggcatcatggcttgagccaaccttttgatggttgtatcaattttgttatttgatgtggtctgttgtttacaaagtgctcctgaaaaaagggacacaagcataataataataataataaatttttaaatatttaaatataaaatatttaaatataaaatatttaaataaaaatatttaaatataaaatatttaaatataaatataaaataataaataacaatagcagattgcatgacaattttacagatacaataataccaggtggactgttacgtgtaaaatatatagtctgcccccccgttttgttaaatcaatgcggcccgcgagtcaaaaactttgcccacccctggtctaaacgaTCCTAATTCATCTTTTATTCCAGGAAAAAAATCATCTCAAATTTAGCCAAAGGCAACGGAAGTAGGAACATTCCAGCGTTTCCTTGtcttatgttttctttttatttattccgCTTGCATGTGCTTGTGTATCCGTGTTTATCATGCAGCCTCTAATTGCAGATGTATACAcagcatttatttgtatttatggcTTTTAATGCCTTTCAGCCAAAGAAGCATCCACTTGTTAATATAATCTCAGAAAATTACCAAAACAGGTTCTTGGgttgtaaaattgtatttttatgtggaCATGAcaagtttttaaaacaaataaaactttttatatgatatatacaaatatatttagatacttttttttaatatatttgtatttatttgattgtttttgtcGCGTTTGTCCATTAGGGAAATGTACAAGGTACCATGCAGGACAATACATTGACTTTATTTACTGATCTCTCACAAGCCACTTCAATTTGCATTTTTAAGATCAAACATACGAGCTGATTCAAGTTTCAACACGATAAAGACAAATTAGCATAAAAACGAATGCGGGATTATGCAAAATTAATCCATAACATCTACAAGTTGAATAAAACATTCGTATATTATTAGCAGTGTAAATAACGCCTGATTGTTCTGTGTACAAGAGCGACACCCAGTGGCCAAATGTCGGCCTAGCAGTCTGACCGCCATCGCCAACCTTATGAAAATCTCttaagttgttttgttttgtgctcGGCTGCCTCGCACCTGTTTTGGCCACTTTAGGGAAATGAGGATGATGAGATGAGGATGTCATCTCGCTCATCTCGCTCATCTGCTGCAGCTGCGGAAACAGCCGGTAAGACATCACACATGGAacaaaaaggcacaataataTACCGATAATGTATACTTTACTGTTTTACTGTTTACTATGGCTGGGCTCTGCGTGTACCTTTGTACTGAAACGAAGTATTTCTAAATAACTATTAAACACTCTGCTGTTTAAAAGGACCAGCAAGCTGTTTCTAGCAATCTGCTACAAAAATTCCAGTCAAAGATGCTAAATAtgacaggagagctctgctgtttaaggatctatttaaaaaaaaaaaaaaaaacttgtcaatgatcctctaaatgacaggagtacTTTTCTATTTTCGAGGACCTCCTGCCTGAGATACAAAGATCGTGTATATAACAGAAACACTTTGCTTCCCCGCTGCTTTTAAGGATTGTTcgaaaaatgcttgtcaaagatcctctacagtATGAGCTTCCTTCTCTTTTTAAGGACCGCTGccttgtcaaagatcatctacgtGACAGAGGAACCCTGCTGCTGGTCAGAGATTCTCTATACATTACAGGAGTAGTGTGTGGCTTTTAAGGGACTGATTGCAAAAGTcctcaagtcaaagatcctcaaataagaggagcactttgctgtttttcaagGACCTCGTCAAAGGAGCTAATGCAAaattgctagtcaaagatccataatatgacaggagcactctgccgtttaaagattttctccaaaagcactagtcaaagatcctctatgtttttaaggaccgctGCCTTGCCAAAGATCATCTACGTGACAGAGGAACCCTGCTGCTTGTCAGAGATTCTCTAAATATTACTGGAGCAGTGTGTGGCTTTTAAGGGACTGATTGCAAAAGTcctcaagtcaaagatcctcaaataagaggagcactctgctgtttttcaagGACCTCGTCAAAGGAGCTACTGCAAaattgctagtcaaagatccataatatgacaggagcactctgccgtttaaagattttctccaaaagcactagtcaaagatcctctatgtttttaaggaccgctgccttgtcaaagatcatctacgtGACAGAGGAACCCTGCTGCTGGTCAGAGATTCTCTATATATTACAGGAGTAGTGTGTGGCTTTTAAGGGACTGATTGCAAAAGTcctcaagtcaaagatcctcaaataagaggagcactctgctgtttttcaagGACCTCGTCAAAGGAGCTACTCCAAaattgctagtcaaagatccataatattacaggagCACTCTGCCGTTTAAGGATTTTCTCCAAaagcactagtcaaagatcctctatgtttttaaggaccgctgccttgtcaaagatcatctatgtgaCAGAGGAACCCTGCTGCTTGTCAGAGATTCTCTAAATATTACTGGAGCAGTGTGTGGCTTTTAAGGGACTGATTGCAAAAGTcctcaagtcaaagatcctcaaataagaggagcactctgctgtttttcaagGACCTCGTCAAAGGAGCTACTGCAAaattgctagtcaaagatccataatatgacaggagcactctgccgtttaaagattttctccaaaagcactagtcaaagatcctctatgtttTTAAGTACCCGCTGCCTTGCCAAAGATCCTTcacatgacaggagcgctctccTCCGTGTAGCGTTTCAGGTGCGGAGGAGGCGATGCCGTCCATCAGCAACGTGACCTGTGACCTCCAGACGTCTCGGATGGTGTGGCTGGGCGTGTTGGACGCGGTGACGGTGCTGACGGGCCAGCCGCTGGTGGCGTGCCTGCTGTGGTTGATCCTGACGGCGAGGCGCGCCCACGTGGACGTGCTCAACCTGAACCTGGCGCTCTTCCACAACTGCCAGTACGTCATGTCCGCCGTGCACCTGTGCGTCATGGTGGCGTGGCCGCAGGCGCAGAAGGCCGTGCTCCGCTTCCTGATGGTCTACGCGCAAACGGGCGGGCCCATGTTCCTGTGCCTGGTCTGCGTGGAGCGCTACGTGGCCGTGGTGCACCCCAACTCCTTCCGCCACCTCCGGCGGTACCGCTGCAGGGAGGTGAGCGCCGCCGTGGCGTGGCTCACCTCGCTGCCCTCCGCCCTCTTCGTCACCTTGGGGCGGGGGTGGTCCGCCACCTTCAACAAGGTCGTCCAGAAGATCTTCCCCTTCAGCCTGATGGTCCTCATGTTAGTGGTGGTGCAGCGGTGCAGCGCCAGGATCGCCCTGACCCTGCAGAAGGCCGGACCGGGCCAGGCGACGCTGCACCCCTCCAAGAGGCGCGCCCTCGTCACCGTGCGAGCGACCAGCACGGTGGCCGCCCTCTGCTACATCCCGGTAAGCGTCCTCACTCACTTCAGCAATGACCAACACCTGGACATCTGCCTCATCAAGACCTTCAGCATCGGCCTGCTGTCATTGGCCAGCATCGTCCACCCCGCCCTCTACCTGTGCACCCACCTCAAGTGAACTTCCTGTCTGCGCTTCCAACTCCGGATTAGATCTACAAACACCCGCTCAACGGTTTCACGAGTGGAAACTGTTGTGCTGATGCAGCCTCTTATGGGCCTGCAAGGACTAGCAGCCTTTCATGCAAAGCAGGACGCCGCCctttacagttgtccctcgtttatcacgctCAACACCCGCTGTGTTCAATTCCTTTCCACGGTTCAGTGGTCAGAAATTTAATATTTACGAAAACCGATTTAGgactttctaaaaatgttttttaaccatttttagggccccgtatcctcacgagggtcgcagggatgctggagcctatcccagctgttttggggcaagaggcaggggtccaccctggactggtggccagccaatcacagggcacatatagacaaacaaccattcacactcacattcatacctatggacaatttggagtggctaattaacctagcatgtttttggaatgtgggaggaaaccggagtacccggagaaaagccacacatgcacggggagaacatgcaaactccacacagagatggccgagggtgggatcgaactggAAGCCAAAaagataccacttccacacagaatgggaggctAACATTGTTaagcagtgttaaggtaatgtcacgGAAGCTAATGTGTCAATGTTTGTGTCATGGCCGCTGCCCAGTGACCCCCCAGTACTACCCATCACTTACATTTGAATATGTTTAGCCTCATTACGATAATAATACGAGATAATAATACGAGATAATAATACGAGATAATAATACGAGATAATAATACGAGCGATAATGGAACTGCGATATagcaagggacaactgtaatTATACGCATACGATGTTTAGCATTTAGCAGCTTGTATTAGCTTGATGAGCACCTTTGGTAGCTGAGATGTTCCCATGAGATGACAAAGTATACACTATGTAGTATgtgtgtactatatatatattttctagaTCTGGACTGGATAgatttccaaaaataataattgtgtaaCTTTTCACTCAagattcatttattgtgtataaTTCCGACACGGTTCCCGATTGTTTGAAATGGAGAagtaaatcataataaaaaagacaacatgTAAATAAAAACGCTTGAGTAATGCaactataatattttgatatttacaTATGTCATAAACAAAAGATGCCACTAATTAGGACCAATAAGTCCTTCCTAGCAATATTTGTAACCACGTGTACATTCTAATGGTcatgttagcaatgttagcatgagCAGCTAGCCCGCCTCCTTCAGGGACACGCGGTGTTGCACGGGTCGCCCGAAGCGAACAGGCCGTAGACGCTCACCAGGGGGAACATGGTCACCGCCCCCAGCAGCGACCCCAGCTGCACCACGGCGCCACACCACACGAGGGCGCTGTGACCTTCGTCTCGCAGGATCATGCCGATTATGACCTTGACGTAGGAGAGCGTAAGGATGAAGACTATCCACGCCAGCACCTGCGGACGGGGGAAGGTTTAGTCTGCCATCTTGTATCCGGTCTACTGATGTTCATCCACTCACCATGATGACGCCACCTGAGATGTTGTTCACCAGCAGGGGACACGGACTCAGGGCGGCCATGCTGACTATAAAGGCCCCCACACCGCTGCCGAGTAAGGTGAACGCCCCCATCAGCCACAAGGACCTGGTGACAAGGTTTACAGTACGTCAGCATCTGAGAGGTTCTGTTTTGGACTGTGTGCTCACCAACCTTCTCTGGAAGAACACGGCGATGAAGCAGGCCAGAGGGTTGGACACGGCCGCCAAAGCGGCGGACAAATGGTAGACGTTGTTCCCGTATGGCAGGCAGGAGTACGACTGCACCGAGGGCAGCACCACGTTGGTGAGAGCGTTGGTCCACGCCAGGATCACAAAGATGTAGACCACCTGGATCCTGCTGTAGGTCCCGGTGCCGAAACTGCTGCCGCACTTCTGGCTTGAGGGTGCGTAGGGGTCCATCATGGGCCTCTTCTCCACCCACTTCTTCTCCTTCACCCCGTTGGTGTACTGGCCTTTGGGTGTCTCCCTCGCCACCGCCGGGTGATGGTTCAGCAGGACGAAGGCCAGCAGGCACACCAGCATCATGGAgctcaggaagaagaagaacacctCAGCTGAGAAGTTGGCAGGTTGGTGCTCAGCCTGGAGTTCAAGCGTGGGAAAGGAGCCGGTGGCGTTGAGGGTCTGGTTCAGAAGCTGAGTACCGTTGACGCAGTGGACCACGCCCACACCCTGGACGAGTGCGACCAGGGCGGGCAGCAGGCCGCTCACGCCCTCGCCGATGTAGTAGGTGGTGAGGTACTGAGGCTGGAGTCGCATCATGAAGGGCAGGAAGGTGACGGAGGAGGTGCAGTCGACGGTGGCGAGGAAGAAGGTGAGCACCAGCAGAGGAACACTGTGAGGAGCGCCCGCCACTACCACCGTTTCCTTCCAGAAGAACCCCAGCAGGAGGCTGGCCACGGTGCCCAGGGCGATGATGACGTAGATGACGGCCGCCTCGTTGAGGGCTTCCGGACGGAAGCGGTGCATCAGAGTGACCAATAGCGGACCCACGTTGGCCATCTGGATGAGAACCGAAAGGTAGGACGGAAGGTACCATCCCTCTGGAATGTGAGGGACAATCAGGGGCAGCTCCACCCACAGGCCGTTGATGGACACCCAGGAGCCCATGCCGAACAGGCACGCCAGCAGGTGGGTGAGGACGGACATGATGGAGGTTTCTTTCTGGAAGGAACAAGGGTCACAGTTTCAACTTTCAGCAAAGGATACTGATGGAGAACCGAAGTCTTATCTCAGGTACGTAAGCAGGTACCATCAACAGTGGAACGCTTGGAAAACTGTATGGCTTCCCTGGCTCTGCTACGGATCATCTGTGTCTCCCTTAGGTACCCTGTCCTGGCTGATGGCCACCAAGGCCCATCAAGTAACCATAGCAACCGAGGTCCTTTAACCACAGTACATCTCCTGGTGGTGGAGCGATGGTAGAGATCTTTCTCGACCGCCCCCTGTCTGATGCCCTAGGTGTTATCTAACTCCTGGTTCCTTGCCTTTCTCTGCCTCCTCAGACGGTTCTTTGATGGCTTTCCGATGCACCACTCCTTTCCACTCCACATCACGGAGGAGGCGAGCCGTGGAGGCTCCAACAAAGCTCCTACACCGAACCTCAACAGGGCCAAGTCATGGTTTTTCCATCATGGCTTCCATGCACTCTGATGCTTGGTCTCCATATTTGGCATGCTTCTGATCCTGGACTGCTTCTGGGTTCTCCTCCCATGGTTTGGTGAGCTCCACCAACAGGACCACAATACCAGGTCTGGCGTGATCTGGAATGATGTTTCGACAATCTCCCTGGAGATCTGTGGTTGCCTTCCAAGGTCCATCCTCATGCTCTTCCAGTTGAGGAGACCTGGTGAACCTCTCTTACGGAGGGTTTGATGTATCTACCCCAACAACCAGGATCCACGAGGATCAGTAGAGTCGGCCACAAGAACAAAACTTCTCTTGTCCTTTGTCCACTTTTGTCGTTGCTGCAATGGAGGTAAGTTCTCCCCAATCCATCTGCACCAGGAGCTTCCCTCAGCTCAAACTCTGCACCCACAAAGTTGCTACTATTGTCTGATCTACTGTGCAATTCCACCGTGCAATTCCACCGTGCAATTCCACCGTGCATCCGTGGATagacaacaacacaaaagaCAGTCAGGGATTA comes from the Doryrhamphus excisus isolate RoL2022-K1 chromosome 14, RoL_Dexc_1.0, whole genome shotgun sequence genome and includes:
- the si:ch73-196l6.5 gene encoding riboflavin transporter 2 translates to MPLNVSHSGGLFLRIETETSTCHGCLSVHVHTPTIGKEGLILDFGLRSLATELQRLHPRREHKETSIMSVLTHLLACLFGMGSWVSINGLWVELPLIVPHIPEGWYLPSYLSVLIQMANVGPLLVTLMHRFRPEALNEAAVIYVIIALGTVASLLLGFFWKETVVVAGAPHSVPLLVLTFFLATVDCTSSVTFLPFMMRLQPQYLTTYYIGEGVSGLLPALVALVQGVGVVHCVNGTQLLNQTLNATGSFPTLELQAEHQPANFSAEVFFFFLSSMMLVCLLAFVLLNHHPAVARETPKGQYTNGVKEKKWVEKRPMMDPYAPSSQKCGSSFGTGTYSRIQVVYIFVILAWTNALTNVVLPSVQSYSCLPYGNNVYHLSAALAAVSNPLACFIAVFFQRRSLWLMGAFTLLGSGVGAFIVSMAALSPCPLLVNNISGGVIMVLAWIVFILTLSYVKVIIGMILRDEGHSALVWCGAVVQLGSLLGAVTMFPLVSVYGLFASGDPCNTACP